Proteins encoded in a region of the Rickettsia tillamookensis genome:
- a CDS encoding succinate dehydrogenase assembly factor 2: protein MNKLNKNSLQKKLFYRSKNRGCKEMDYILGSFAEKYLSLMDEKKLESYTLILDQNDNDLYNWINNKSSAPSYLDAEIIDKLRKIAKI, encoded by the coding sequence ATGAATAAATTAAATAAAAACTCTTTACAAAAGAAACTTTTTTATCGTAGTAAAAATCGTGGTTGCAAAGAAATGGATTATATACTCGGTAGCTTTGCCGAAAAATACCTATCCTTAATGGATGAAAAAAAACTTGAAAGCTATACTTTAATACTTGATCAAAATGATAATGATCTTTATAATTGGATTAATAATAAATCTTCTGCTCCTTCTTATCTAGATGCCGAAATAATTGATAAATTACGCAAAATAGCAAAAATATAA
- a CDS encoding DUF6314 family protein codes for MPSKNNPAKEIFLRLSGKYRINRIIDNYGYGEGIAYFLQLNSQSFRQDKFKSKPAERTKVREQRLDSKNLLVSSFVNDAVPESLNELIYKEELQIHYNDYDYQIPANKEYRYVLEDDNIVKYFAKAENSLFHRLDFIDNSRATGSHLCGEDQYNATYIFLNPDSFTLNYKVLGPQKDYNINTVFNRV; via the coding sequence ATGCCCTCAAAAAACAATCCAGCAAAAGAAATCTTTTTAAGGCTATCCGGAAAATACCGAATTAACAGAATTATAGATAATTATGGTTATGGTGAGGGGATAGCGTATTTTCTACAGCTAAATTCACAAAGCTTCAGACAAGATAAATTTAAGAGCAAGCCTGCGGAGCGTACAAAAGTACGTGAGCAAAGGCTTGACTCAAAAAATTTGCTTGTATCAAGCTTTGTGAATGACGCTGTACCTGAAAGTTTAAACGAATTAATCTATAAAGAGGAATTGCAAATTCATTATAACGACTACGATTATCAAATCCCCGCTAATAAAGAATATAGATATGTTTTAGAAGATGATAATATTGTAAAATATTTTGCCAAAGCAGAAAATAGCTTATTTCATCGTTTAGATTTTATAGATAACTCAAGAGCTACAGGTAGCCATTTATGCGGCGAAGACCAATATAATGCTACCTATATATTTTTAAATCCTGATTCTTTTACTCTAAACTATAAAGTTCTAGGACCTCAAAAAGACTATAATATTAATACTGTTTTTAATCGTGTATAG
- a CDS encoding patatin-like phospholipase family protein, translating into MVDISNTNKSSLALFEGGGVKGEIHLEKLKIIEQITGKPTCKIFDFTGGTSVGGLIPILLNLPDPNNPGKPLFSAEQAQELFEEMAHDIFPEGLTFRKFWSFNGLFSYKFSPEPLVKLLKEYCKDYTLKDLIGDVVVTGYDLNNKQNPLMTFSTIEARKSEDNDYYLSDIIQGITAAPGYFPSHNFSNITNTKLHKIIDGGVYANDPTLQTWKLLKENNYNIDNALYLSLKEENNDDYQTVCCGGGIIELLKNNMPGKILEATQQADEITAQRIFGDKLIEIATYIPEKHAEMSNSSTENLQALKEFAKKSIYESSTFRDAPYNEKFKEAIDKIINNYNANNPDDKIVINDSYKELFHINTSNNELDEGFEEENIANNEDAVNTPIAPALDSKDIKDIEPGKEELLAGIKEFFNPFIEKNPEAKADIENFLHEIKNWTLEEIENGIVSFKEASLKWQAEQNNLDVFSSCRMEALKEDITLEGEEHTDDVPGYNEIVA; encoded by the coding sequence ATGGTAGATATAAGCAATACTAATAAGAGTAGCTTAGCACTATTTGAGGGCGGCGGAGTAAAAGGAGAGATCCATTTAGAAAAATTAAAAATAATAGAGCAAATAACCGGTAAGCCTACTTGCAAGATATTCGATTTTACTGGAGGGACCAGTGTTGGAGGACTTATTCCTATTTTGCTTAATTTACCGGATCCTAATAATCCCGGAAAACCTTTATTCAGTGCAGAGCAAGCTCAAGAACTGTTTGAAGAAATGGCACACGATATTTTTCCGGAAGGATTAACTTTTAGAAAATTTTGGAGTTTTAATGGCTTATTCAGCTATAAATTTTCTCCTGAACCATTAGTAAAGTTATTGAAAGAATATTGTAAGGATTATACCCTAAAGGATTTAATCGGTGATGTTGTAGTTACAGGTTATGATCTAAATAATAAACAAAATCCTCTTATGACTTTCTCTACTATAGAGGCTAGAAAAAGTGAAGATAATGATTATTACCTTTCAGATATAATACAAGGAATCACTGCAGCACCCGGATATTTCCCCAGCCACAATTTCAGTAATATAACCAATACTAAATTACATAAAATTATTGATGGTGGAGTATATGCTAATGACCCAACCTTACAAACATGGAAATTATTAAAAGAAAATAACTATAACATAGACAACGCTTTATATTTATCATTAAAAGAAGAAAATAATGATGATTACCAAACTGTTTGTTGCGGCGGAGGAATAATAGAGCTATTAAAAAATAATATGCCCGGTAAAATATTAGAAGCAACACAACAAGCTGATGAAATAACTGCCCAAAGAATTTTTGGTGATAAATTAATAGAAATAGCTACTTATATTCCGGAAAAACATGCTGAGATGAGTAATTCTAGTACTGAAAATCTTCAAGCACTAAAAGAATTTGCTAAAAAATCTATATATGAAAGCTCTACCTTTAGAGATGCACCTTATAATGAAAAGTTTAAAGAAGCTATTGATAAAATAATAAATAATTATAATGCAAATAATCCTGATGATAAAATTGTTATAAATGATTCTTATAAAGAGCTATTCCACATTAATACTTCTAATAACGAGCTTGATGAAGGCTTTGAAGAAGAGAATATAGCAAACAACGAGGATGCAGTTAATACACCGATAGCTCCAGCTCTAGATTCTAAAGATATAAAAGACATAGAACCTGGAAAAGAAGAATTATTAGCAGGTATCAAGGAATTTTTTAATCCATTTATCGAAAAAAATCCAGAAGCAAAAGCAGATATAGAGAATTTTTTACACGAAATAAAAAATTGGACATTAGAAGAAATTGAAAATGGTATTGTTAGTTTTAAAGAAGCTAGCTTAAAATGGCAAGCCGAGCAGAATAACCTTGATGTATTTAGTAGCTGTAGGATGGAAGCCTTAAAAGAGGATATTACTCTTGAGGGTGAAGAGCATACAGATGATGTACCGGGTTATAATGAGATTGTAGCATAA
- a CDS encoding rhodanese-like domain-containing protein — MSVQNICSTKAYDILISNDNAFLVDVRTEEEWQQVGIPHLDNKNKVIFLSWQLNKDFEDNFLSIIKDKIGAIIFFLCRSGYRSFIAANFIANMGYKNCYNISDGFEGNNQDKGWKQNNLPWQF, encoded by the coding sequence ATGTCGGTTCAAAATATCTGTTCTACAAAAGCTTATGATATATTAATTTCAAATGATAATGCTTTTCTTGTGGATGTTAGAACAGAAGAAGAGTGGCAACAAGTTGGGATACCTCATTTAGATAATAAAAATAAGGTGATATTTTTGAGTTGGCAATTGAATAAAGATTTTGAAGATAATTTTTTATCTATAATTAAAGATAAAATAGGTGCAATAATATTTTTTCTATGCCGTTCAGGATATAGGTCATTTATCGCAGCAAATTTTATAGCTAATATGGGTTATAAAAATTGTTATAATATTAGTGACGGCTTTGAAGGAAATAATCAAGACAAAGGCTGGAAACAAAATAACTTACCGTGGCAGTTTTAA
- the mfd gene encoding transcription-repair coupling factor, whose product MLQQKFPAAAKSFFAIHNFTKNLKQDLILSASNEDEALQLYKQALFFSSNENIYYFPSYDTIPYDHTSPNANILSRRAETLTKLTTDNSNGKLLITHAANLLNKLPPKDFFSKYFLKLSPKMKFTTDELAMFLVENSFTRNASSIDVGEFAVRGEIIDIILPGPKAYRINFSWDYIESIKEFDIDTQISTKSCSELVISPANEIVLNSETIGNFKNNYLRNFGVNHTDNPLYEAVISGRKFAGYEQLLPLFYNSCSNLVDYLNDPIFIFDNLSKQAILEFEHSYNDFYSARLEENKLKFNSFYPTLSPTSLYFTASEITELLEQKNNILISYENSEQATLIENIAATSFIEKKTVFDKLFEIIKAHSSKKIVIGAASLSGLERIKSITQNYEYKYYEINKLDEAKASVINVGIIPLNQNFYTKEYLFITASELLEEKSSSTNTNKKLKNILLELDNLAEGEFVVHKDHGIGQFLKLEALEIKGKLHDFLKILYAGNDKLYIPVENIEVIKKYGNDNAELDKLGSVSWQRSKAKLKNRIKEIALHLIQIAAKRKLNSSASVEFDLEEYDKFCANFPFSETEDQLTAINDIKEDLRNGMLMDRLICGDVGFGKTEVAMRAVFMVAKSLNEHLPQVAVVVPTTILCSQHFSRFIERFKGFGLNIKQLSSVISSKEAKIIRSELENGKINIIIGTHSLLHKNTKFFNLKLLIIDEEQHFGVGQKEFLKSLKSSSHVLAMSATPIPRTLQMSMTGLKELSIIATPPLNRLEVRTVVMPFDPVIIRDALLREHFRGGRSFYVVPRIKDIEDIEKQLKQIVPELSYKIAHGKMTPSKIDEVMSEFYAGKFDILVSTTIIESGIDIAEANTMVIHKADMLGLSQLYQLRGRIGRGKVRGYAYLTVASHKKMTSHSLRRLEIIQNSCALGSGFTIASHDMDLRGFGNLIGEEQSGQIKEVGTELYQEMLEEQIAIFKDEPIVSEQLFIPTINLGLSVFIPDNYVSDSALKLGLYRRIGNLSNEIEVEKFKDEMIDRFGSLPIEFNNLLDIVKIKLLCFKLNIENLDSGDNGFVIKFYKNADMTDKILKFVSTYSNQAKIKPDNKLVYIKKLVDKNIIVEANQLLWKLAEV is encoded by the coding sequence ATGTTACAACAAAAATTTCCGGCGGCTGCCAAATCTTTCTTTGCAATCCATAATTTTACTAAGAATCTTAAGCAAGATTTGATATTAAGTGCGAGTAATGAAGATGAAGCGTTGCAATTATACAAGCAAGCATTATTTTTTTCTTCTAATGAAAATATTTATTACTTTCCAAGCTATGATACTATCCCTTACGACCATACGTCACCAAATGCAAATATCTTATCTAGACGTGCAGAAACATTAACCAAGCTAACAACAGATAATAGTAACGGCAAATTACTCATAACTCATGCAGCGAACTTATTAAACAAATTACCGCCGAAAGATTTTTTTTCTAAATATTTTTTGAAATTATCCCCTAAAATGAAATTTACTACGGATGAGCTTGCTATGTTTCTAGTAGAAAATAGTTTTACAAGAAATGCGAGTAGCATCGATGTCGGGGAATTTGCGGTTAGAGGCGAAATCATTGATATAATATTGCCTGGTCCTAAAGCTTATAGAATTAATTTTAGCTGGGATTATATTGAATCAATAAAAGAATTTGATATTGATACACAAATTTCAACTAAATCTTGCAGCGAACTCGTTATTAGTCCTGCAAATGAGATAGTTTTAAACTCTGAAACAATCGGTAATTTTAAGAATAATTACTTACGAAATTTTGGAGTTAATCATACCGATAATCCTTTATATGAGGCGGTGATATCGGGAAGAAAATTCGCAGGATATGAACAATTACTTCCATTATTTTATAATTCCTGCTCTAACTTAGTAGATTACCTAAACGATCCTATTTTTATATTCGATAATTTATCAAAACAAGCCATTTTAGAGTTTGAGCATAGTTATAATGATTTTTATTCAGCAAGGTTAGAGGAGAATAAACTTAAATTTAATAGTTTCTATCCCACCCTTTCACCGACTAGCTTATATTTTACCGCTTCTGAAATAACGGAATTACTAGAACAAAAAAATAATATATTGATTAGTTATGAAAATTCTGAGCAAGCAACTCTAATTGAAAATATAGCTGCTACAAGCTTTATAGAAAAGAAAACGGTTTTCGATAAATTATTTGAGATTATTAAAGCTCATTCTTCTAAAAAAATCGTAATAGGTGCAGCTTCTTTAAGCGGTCTTGAGAGAATTAAAAGCATCACCCAAAATTATGAATATAAATATTATGAGATAAATAAATTAGATGAGGCTAAGGCTTCAGTAATAAATGTCGGGATAATTCCTTTAAATCAAAACTTTTATACTAAAGAATATTTATTTATTACCGCTAGCGAATTATTAGAAGAAAAATCTAGCTCTACAAACACTAACAAAAAGCTTAAAAATATCTTGCTGGAGCTTGATAATTTAGCTGAAGGTGAGTTTGTAGTACACAAAGATCATGGAATAGGGCAGTTTTTAAAGCTAGAAGCTTTAGAAATCAAAGGCAAACTACATGATTTTTTAAAGATTTTATATGCCGGTAATGATAAATTATATATACCCGTTGAAAATATAGAGGTAATAAAAAAATACGGCAATGATAATGCAGAGCTTGATAAGCTTGGCAGCGTCTCATGGCAAAGAAGTAAGGCGAAACTTAAAAACCGTATAAAAGAGATAGCACTGCATTTAATACAAATAGCAGCTAAAAGGAAACTTAATAGCAGTGCTTCCGTTGAATTTGATCTTGAAGAATATGATAAATTTTGTGCTAATTTTCCTTTCAGCGAAACGGAAGACCAGTTAACCGCTATAAACGATATTAAAGAAGACTTGAGAAACGGTATGTTAATGGATAGGTTAATATGCGGTGATGTCGGGTTTGGTAAAACAGAGGTAGCAATGCGTGCCGTCTTTATGGTAGCAAAATCTCTAAATGAACATTTACCTCAAGTAGCCGTAGTTGTACCGACAACTATTTTATGTAGTCAACATTTTTCAAGGTTCATAGAAAGGTTTAAGGGATTTGGTTTAAATATTAAGCAATTATCTAGCGTTATTAGTTCTAAAGAAGCAAAAATTATAAGATCAGAGCTTGAAAACGGTAAAATAAATATAATAATAGGCACTCATTCTTTATTACACAAAAATACAAAATTCTTTAATTTGAAATTGTTAATAATCGATGAAGAACAACATTTCGGTGTCGGTCAAAAAGAATTTCTTAAATCACTAAAATCTTCTTCTCATGTACTTGCAATGTCGGCAACACCGATTCCTAGAACGTTGCAAATGTCAATGACCGGTTTAAAAGAACTTAGCATTATTGCAACGCCGCCTCTAAACAGGCTGGAAGTTCGGACGGTGGTTATGCCGTTTGATCCTGTTATTATTAGAGATGCATTATTACGCGAACATTTTAGGGGTGGAAGAAGCTTTTATGTAGTTCCAAGAATTAAAGATATAGAGGATATCGAAAAACAATTAAAACAAATCGTGCCGGAATTAAGCTATAAAATAGCTCACGGAAAAATGACCCCGAGTAAAATTGATGAGGTTATGAGTGAATTTTATGCCGGCAAATTCGATATACTAGTCTCAACTACTATTATAGAATCGGGAATTGATATAGCCGAAGCAAATACCATGGTCATACATAAGGCCGATATGCTGGGGCTTAGCCAGCTATATCAATTGCGTGGTCGGATAGGTCGAGGTAAAGTGCGAGGCTATGCCTATCTAACGGTAGCAAGTCATAAAAAGATGACATCGCACTCGTTAAGACGTTTAGAGATAATACAAAATAGTTGTGCTTTAGGTTCAGGTTTTACTATTGCAAGTCATGATATGGATTTACGGGGCTTTGGTAATTTGATAGGTGAAGAACAATCAGGACAAATTAAGGAAGTAGGTACGGAACTCTATCAAGAAATGCTGGAAGAACAAATAGCTATTTTTAAAGATGAACCGATTGTCTCGGAGCAGCTCTTTATTCCGACTATTAATTTAGGATTATCCGTCTTTATTCCCGATAATTATGTGTCTGATTCAGCTCTTAAACTTGGGCTATATAGAAGAATAGGTAATTTAAGCAATGAGATAGAAGTAGAGAAATTTAAAGATGAGATGATTGATAGATTTGGCTCACTACCGATTGAATTTAATAATTTACTTGATATTGTAAAAATAAAACTATTATGCTTTAAGTTAAATATTGAGAATTTAGATTCAGGAGATAACGGATTTGTGATTAAATTTTATAAAAATGCCGATATGACCGATAAAATTTTGAAATTCGTTAGTACTTACTCTAATCAGGCAAAAATCAAACCGGATAATAAGCTAGTATATATCAAGAAATTGGTAGATAAAAATATAATTGTTGAAGCAAATCAGTTACTTTGGAAATTAGCAGAAGTTTGA
- a CDS encoding UDP-N-acetylmuramoyl-L-alanyl-D-glutamate--2,6-diaminopimelate ligase, protein MPHNLKQLFQKHNIKGLSINSKTVKENDVFFAIKGQNVDGNDFIKDALNQAAALVITDNKKNTIIDDKVIYVEDVQAALYEAIEIFYPKKLKNLIAVTGTNGKSSVVSYIAQTYSLLRKKAASIGTIGVEIFGCDYLVNDVPELTTLDYLSFRRIAHNLAENNIEYLAFEASSHGLDQARLGEIKVNIACFTSFSQDHLDYHHTKENYLLAKLKLFTDHLLHGGLAILNSDIEEIEFIKDYLHNHNIKFITVGKKGDLEITKINGSLKGQNIDFIFNNRKYNFNTPIIGSFQASNLLIAALSIHYTGFDFNKIIEILTQVKSVKGRMERIGNANIFVDYSHTPDALEKALTELKNIKLRDSKLSVVFGCGGNRDKAKRSLMGSIAAKLADYVIITDDNPRNEDPKLIRAEIISGISKTNYIEIAGREEAIKYGINNLKQDDILLIAGKGHENYQIIGDKKLPFDDAEIVRKLTSLRGKAKP, encoded by the coding sequence ATGCCCCATAACCTAAAACAATTATTCCAAAAACATAACATAAAAGGTTTGTCGATTAATTCTAAAACCGTTAAGGAGAATGATGTCTTTTTTGCGATTAAAGGACAAAATGTCGATGGAAATGATTTTATTAAGGATGCTTTAAATCAGGCGGCAGCATTAGTAATTACAGACAATAAAAAAAATACTATTATAGATGATAAAGTAATTTACGTAGAAGATGTACAAGCAGCTTTATATGAAGCTATAGAAATCTTCTATCCTAAAAAACTAAAGAATCTAATAGCTGTAACCGGTACTAACGGTAAAAGCTCGGTAGTGTCCTATATAGCTCAGACATATTCATTACTTAGGAAAAAAGCAGCATCTATAGGTACGATAGGTGTAGAGATTTTTGGCTGCGATTATCTTGTAAATGATGTGCCGGAGTTGACTACACTCGATTATTTAAGCTTTAGAAGAATCGCTCATAATTTAGCTGAAAACAATATAGAATATTTAGCTTTTGAAGCTTCTAGCCATGGCCTTGATCAAGCAAGACTTGGGGAAATAAAAGTAAATATCGCATGTTTTACTAGCTTTAGTCAGGATCATCTAGATTATCACCATACAAAAGAAAATTATTTATTAGCTAAGCTGAAATTATTTACTGACCATTTATTACATGGCGGTCTTGCAATATTAAATTCCGATATAGAAGAAATAGAATTTATTAAAGATTATCTACATAACCATAATATTAAATTTATAACTGTCGGAAAAAAAGGTGATTTAGAAATAACTAAAATTAATGGTTCTTTAAAAGGACAAAATATTGACTTTATATTTAATAATAGAAAATATAATTTTAATACACCGATAATTGGTAGTTTTCAGGCTAGTAATTTATTAATTGCCGCTCTTAGTATTCATTATACAGGATTTGATTTTAATAAAATCATCGAAATTCTAACACAAGTTAAATCGGTAAAAGGTAGAATGGAGCGAATAGGTAACGCTAATATTTTTGTTGATTATTCCCATACTCCGGATGCTCTTGAAAAAGCTTTAACAGAGCTGAAAAATATTAAATTACGTGATAGTAAGTTAAGCGTAGTTTTTGGCTGCGGTGGTAATCGTGATAAAGCAAAGAGAAGTCTTATGGGGAGCATAGCCGCAAAACTCGCCGATTATGTTATAATTACAGATGATAACCCACGCAATGAAGATCCAAAGCTTATCAGAGCTGAAATCATAAGCGGTATAAGTAAAACAAATTATATTGAAATAGCTGGCAGGGAAGAGGCTATTAAATATGGTATAAATAATTTAAAACAAGACGATATCTTATTAATTGCCGGTAAAGGTCATGAAAATTACCAAATTATAGGCGATAAGAAATTACCTTTTGATGATGCTGAGATTGTGAGGAAACTAACGTCATTGCGAGGAAAGGCGAAGCCTTGA
- a CDS encoding UDP-N-acetylmuramoyl-tripeptide--D-alanyl-D-alanine ligase gives MIWNSETLSAALSITINNSINCNEVQFNSKDVKKGDLFIALQGNRDGHDYALDAIDKGAAAVIVSKQVEINDKDKIILVDDCSEALQKMALYKRENSKAKFIAITGSVGKTSTKEALKILLQHNSLVFASRGNFNNKLGMLINLASMADDTEYAIFELGMNHKGEIRELVQILKPNIAMITNISEAHLEFFCSLKDIAEAKCEIFENFSKNDIAVINADTNFYNKIVSILKNLSINRVYNFGTSHNTPAQLVLYENLGEQVHLKYKINNKSLSVTIPFIPRHFAENYTGVLLIVDILGQDIEIAANHLANISPTEGRGKIIDIQNSRVICDYYNASPQSMKAALEYLKQVPAKNKTAIIGDMLELGENSKRLHEELVQYILDAACSKVYLVGVNAKYIYDLLPPKIAKKYFKNVDELITHITDLFEGNELILIKGSRGIKLDKIVDYYK, from the coding sequence ATGATTTGGAACTCTGAAACTTTAAGTGCTGCTCTTAGTATAACAATAAATAATTCCATCAATTGTAATGAAGTGCAATTCAACTCCAAAGATGTTAAAAAAGGTGATTTATTCATAGCACTTCAAGGTAATAGAGACGGTCATGATTATGCTCTAGATGCTATAGATAAAGGGGCGGCAGCCGTAATTGTTAGTAAGCAAGTAGAGATAAATGATAAAGATAAAATTATCCTAGTTGATGATTGTTCTGAAGCTCTACAAAAAATGGCTTTGTATAAACGAGAGAATTCAAAAGCTAAATTCATAGCTATAACAGGTAGCGTCGGTAAAACTTCTACTAAAGAAGCATTGAAAATATTATTACAACATAATTCTTTAGTATTTGCTAGTAGGGGTAATTTTAATAACAAGCTTGGTATGCTCATTAATCTTGCCTCAATGGCTGATGATACGGAATATGCTATTTTTGAGCTTGGCATGAACCATAAAGGCGAGATAAGGGAGCTGGTTCAAATATTAAAGCCGAATATTGCCATGATTACTAATATTTCGGAAGCTCATTTAGAATTTTTTTGCTCACTTAAAGATATAGCTGAAGCTAAATGTGAGATTTTTGAAAATTTTAGCAAAAATGATATTGCCGTTATTAATGCCGATACTAATTTCTATAATAAAATAGTATCGATATTAAAAAATCTCTCTATTAATAGGGTATATAACTTCGGCACATCACATAATACACCTGCACAATTAGTTTTATATGAGAACCTAGGAGAGCAAGTCCACTTAAAGTACAAGATAAATAATAAGTCCTTAAGTGTAACTATACCGTTCATTCCTAGGCATTTTGCCGAAAATTATACCGGTGTACTTTTAATTGTTGATATATTAGGTCAAGATATAGAGATAGCTGCAAATCACTTAGCAAATATTTCTCCAACCGAAGGAAGAGGGAAAATTATCGATATACAAAATTCTCGTGTAATTTGTGATTACTATAACGCAAGTCCCCAGTCAATGAAAGCTGCATTAGAATATTTAAAACAAGTACCTGCCAAGAATAAAACCGCTATAATAGGCGATATGCTAGAGCTAGGGGAAAATTCTAAACGATTACATGAGGAACTAGTGCAGTATATATTAGATGCGGCTTGTTCTAAGGTCTATTTAGTAGGAGTAAATGCTAAATATATTTATGATTTACTACCTCCCAAAATAGCTAAAAAATACTTTAAAAATGTTGATGAATTAATTACACATATTACGGATTTATTTGAAGGTAATGAGCTTATCTTAATAAAAGGTTCAAGAGGTATAAAACTTGATAAGATTGTTGATTATTATAAATAA
- the dnaA gene encoding chromosomal replication initiator protein DnaA, producing the protein MSTNQIILTDQGDNYVNVWSHVAQDLYNHYGETLYNSWFSKVNFIESSLNTVILCAPTNFVRDWIKSKYSMVILQLFQHYNNTIKSIEIITKELPGTTQTVIELPTKTFADIGSSELNSENIFSTLDVRFTFDNFVVGAPNELAYAAARAVAESSGAVSESNPLFLYGGVGLGKTHLMHAIGWYIKQNNPSRKVIYMSAEKFMYQFVKALRNKEVIAFKEKFRSVDVLMIDDIQFICGKDSTQEEFFHTFNTLIDNNRQMVISCDRSPSDLDNIEDRIKSRLGWGLVADVHSTTYELRLGILESKIEQMNVKIPKDVIDFLASKIVSNVRELEGALNKVIAHSNFTLKEITLENTQNILRDLLRSNERIITVEDIQKKVASRYNIKLSDMSSSRRLREVARPRQIAMYLSKALTPKSLADIGKKFGKKDHTTVMHAIKKVEELLENDIELREEINLLMKILQN; encoded by the coding sequence GTGAGTACTAATCAAATAATTTTAACGGATCAAGGTGATAATTATGTAAATGTCTGGAGTCACGTGGCTCAAGACCTTTACAATCATTACGGTGAAACTCTATATAATAGCTGGTTTAGTAAAGTCAATTTTATAGAATCTTCATTAAATACCGTTATTCTTTGTGCCCCTACTAACTTTGTTAGAGATTGGATAAAATCCAAGTACTCTATGGTCATATTGCAACTATTTCAACATTATAATAATACCATTAAGTCTATTGAAATAATTACTAAAGAGTTACCTGGGACAACCCAAACAGTTATAGAATTACCTACTAAGACTTTTGCCGATATCGGCAGCAGTGAGCTTAATTCGGAAAATATCTTTTCAACCCTTGACGTACGGTTTACTTTCGATAATTTTGTGGTTGGAGCCCCAAATGAGCTAGCTTATGCAGCAGCAAGAGCGGTTGCGGAATCATCAGGTGCGGTTTCTGAGTCTAATCCGCTTTTTCTATATGGCGGCGTAGGGCTTGGTAAAACTCATTTAATGCATGCAATCGGTTGGTATATCAAACAGAATAATCCAAGCCGCAAAGTGATATATATGTCGGCAGAGAAGTTTATGTATCAGTTCGTTAAAGCATTGCGTAACAAAGAAGTGATAGCATTTAAAGAAAAATTTCGCTCAGTTGACGTATTGATGATTGATGATATTCAATTTATTTGCGGTAAAGATAGTACACAGGAAGAATTTTTCCATACTTTTAATACTCTGATTGATAATAATCGTCAAATGGTTATTTCCTGTGATAGGTCACCTTCAGATTTAGATAATATTGAAGATCGGATAAAATCTCGTCTTGGGTGGGGCTTAGTTGCCGATGTTCATAGTACTACTTATGAGCTACGACTCGGTATTCTAGAATCTAAGATTGAGCAGATGAACGTTAAAATACCGAAAGACGTAATTGATTTTTTAGCATCTAAAATCGTTTCAAACGTTAGAGAACTTGAAGGAGCTTTAAATAAAGTGATTGCTCATTCTAATTTCACTTTAAAAGAAATTACCCTCGAAAATACACAAAATATTTTAAGAGATTTATTACGTTCTAATGAAAGAATAATTACCGTTGAAGATATTCAGAAAAAGGTAGCTAGTCGTTATAATATTAAATTATCCGATATGTCTTCTTCTCGAAGATTACGAGAAGTTGCAAGACCGCGTCAAATAGCTATGTATCTTAGTAAAGCATTAACGCCGAAAAGTTTAGCTGATATCGGTAAAAAATTCGGTAAAAAAGACCACACGACGGTTATGCATGCTATTAAGAAAGTAGAAGAATTGCTGGAAAATGATATAGAATTACGTGAAGAGATTAATTTGCTGATGAAAATATTGCAGAACTAA